TTCGTATCAAACTGTTGAATACGATTCACCAGTGTGGCACGCGCCAGACCGAGAGTAGAGGGCTTTTGCAAACGCTGTACGAATAGATTGTACGATTGCTGTGCTGTTGCAGCGCTAACTGTTTGCTTTTCTGTAGATGTTGTAGCTGAAGAAGTCGTAGCTGCTGCATGTACAGGATTGAGCAGTGAGGACGGTAAGCATAAGCTGGTAGTTAATAATACCGATGTGAGCATCACTGCTGTCATTGGAGCAGCGTACATATATGACTTGGAACGGAACGCTTGTACTCTCTTTGTTTTACGTTTCATCAAATAACCCCCTGACTATTCATTTACATAATTATCTTCCTATTTAGCATATCCTTTCTTATGTGTATTATCTATCTAGTTGGTAGATGATGGAATAATACCATAGTAGTGATTGAAAAACAGGGATAATTGCATATATGCGCATTTATGATCGTTTTTTAATGATCATTTGCACACTTTTATAATAGGCAAGGAAAAACGATGTACATTCGCTTGCTACAATGATAAGGATAAAATTTCTAATTCGGATCACAAAAGGTAACTATAAAATTATCCAAAAGCAACAAGTCTGTTCAGTATTGAAATGGAACGGCTACATCCCAGTCATAGTCTGGCATCCAAACATATCCAACACAAATATATGACAAAAAATAAAATGAGTTTTTTATCAAATCACTGTAAAAATAAGCGTGTATACAGACGATATAATATACATAAGTCGCTAAACCAAACATTTGTTTTAACGTCGAAAATAAAGTTATTGACAAGTCATGAAAGCGTTATTATAATCATAATCAATCAAGGATAATCACAAACGATCACAAAACGTCATCCACTGCTTTTACAGTGTGCACATCAGTCATCACGCCACTGTCGGTAGCGGTTACAACGCGAATGATCCTGTCGTTTTTACAATCAGCCTTGCTCTTGATTACAGGTTGGATGATATACAGAAGAAGCACAGACGGGTGGTGATGTACCGATGCTTTTCGAACAGGAACGCAAGCACAAGCTGGTCGAATACTTGCAGCACAATCATCGTGCATCGGTTCAGGAACTGGGGGAAATGTTTCAAGTCTCGGATTCAACAGTCAGGCGTGATCTCAAGGAGCTTGAAGACGCACGATTGCTGAAACGGACACATGGTGGAGCGGTTTCATTGCAAAGCGTCAATTTTGAACCGAATATGGTAGATAAGGAAGATTCCTACCGTGAGGAAAAGGAACGCATTGCCCGCCGAGCTGCAGAGATGATCAATCAGGGTGATACGATTTTGCTGGATTCTGGAACGACGACACTTCCGCTAGCACGAGAGTTGAGGAATCGCTCAGGTATCCGCGTGATCACCAATTCAGTCATTGTACTAGGCGAGTTAAAAGACTGCCGCAATATCGAATTATCGATTATCGGCGGATTACTTAGGCCGGACACACAGGCATTTGTCGGACCGATGGCGGAACGCTCACTCGATATGGTTCGGGTGGATAAGGCATTTATCGCAACAAACGGATTGGACATCAGAGAAGGCATCACAACTCCCAATCTGACCGAAGCCGCAATCAAGCGCAAAATGATCGATATTGCCAAGCAGGTCATTCTGCTGGCAGATCATAGCAAGATCGGTGGAATTGCTTACGCGAAATTTGCGGATCTAACTGATATGGATTACTGCATCACCGATGGGGGCGTACCAGTTTCCATGATTCAACAGTTCCGTAAGCTAGGGCTGGACATGATTATTGCCTGAATAGTTCGAATAACAACCTTTTAACAAGTTTGTAAGCGTTCTAAGATGATTGGGTGGCACCAACATGGACGCAAGGACACACGGCATATCGTCAATGGTCGATATTGAAATTGAGATGAATGTGAAGGGGATATTACCATGAAAAAATTACTGGCTGTTACCGCTTGTCCTACTGGCATCGCGCATACGTACATGGCAGCAGAATCGCTGTCCAAAGCGGCAAAAGAAAAAGGCATTGATCTGAAAGTCGAAACACGCGGCGCAGTCGGTGTGGAGAATGGATTGACTCCACAGGAAATCGCTGAAGCGCATGCAATTATTGTGGCAGCCGATACAGATGTGGATGAATCACGCTTTGCTGGTAAACCAGTTGTGCGTGTTGCGGTAGCACAAGGGATCAAAGCACCGGCTGATCTGATCGAGCGTGCATTGAACCTGCAACCATCTAGCTCCAATGTTACAGCAATTCCAACAGCATCCGAAAGCCCTGGCAAACAACAAAACATGTTCTACAAACACCTGATGAATGGTGTATCCAATATGCTGCCGCTCGTTATCGCTGGTGGTTTGATTATCGCCTTCTCGTTCCTGTTCGCCTTTACAAAAGGTGGTGTCGATCAGGTAGAAGGTTCACTAGGTGCTGCATTGTCCACAATTGGCGGCGCTTCCATGGGTCTGATGGTTGTTATCCTGTCCGGTTTCATCGCATTCTCTATCGCGGGTAAACCTGGTCTGGCACCTGGTCTCGTCGGCGGCGTACTGGCAAAAGATATGGGCGCAGGCTTTATCGGTGGTATCATTGCCGGTTTCATCGCTGGTTATGTTGCTCACTGGCTGATCAAACACATCAAAATGCCGCGCAACTTTGAAGGTCTGAAACCGATTCTGATTGTCCCTGTATTATCCGTACTGATTATTGGTCTATTGATGGTGTATGTAATCGGTGAGCCAATCCAATGGCTGCTGACACAATTGACTGCATGGCTGACGAACATGGGTGCAGGTAACGCAGTACTGCTCGGCGCAATTCTTGGCGCAATGATGGCACTCGATATGGGTGGTCCTTTCAACAAAACAGCGTATACGTTTGCTGTAGGTCTGCTTGGCGCTTCGATCTTCACACCAATGGCAGCAGTTATGGCAGCAGGTATGACGCCTCCACTGGGCATCTGGCTGGCTACACTGATCGCCAAAAAACGCTTCACCAAAGAAGAACGCGAAGCTGGTAAAGTCGCTTCTATACTCGGTCTGTCCTTTATTACCGAAGGCGCAATTCCATTCGGCGCAGCTGACCCAATCCGTATCATTCCTTCCTTTATGGTAGGTTCTGCAGTAGCAGGCGGTCTGTCGATGCTGTTCGGTTGTGGACTGCATGCTCCGCACGGTGGTGTGTTCGTTCTGTTCATCCCGAATGCAATCGACCACCTGGGCTACTATGTACTGTCTATCGTCGCAGGTACTGTTGTTACAGCACTGATGGTGCTGCTGCTGAAACGCAACAAAACAGTTGAAGTGCCTGAGCAAAACAAAACAGCTGCTTGATCTGCAAATCAACAAGCTTCATGATCTACCATATCCCGCATCCCCGCGGCATTACGATAGTCGTACACGTATAAGCACCAAACGTTGAGCAAGCCCAAGCGCTCGACACATGACGACCGGATACCCCTCCGGTCGTTGTGCATTTCACCTATACAAAGGAGACACAACTCATGAATATTCGCGAACTGCTGCAACCAGAAAGTATCTTTTTGCCATCTACATCTACAACGCGCGAAGAAGCGATCCAGCAAATAGCGGTAGGTATGACAGAGGCGGGAGCTGTGTCCGATACGTCCGCTTATGTAGCAGCTGTAACCGCCCGTGAACAGCAAAGCTCCACCGGCATCGGCTTTGGCGTTGCCATTCCGCATGGCAAATCAGCAGGCGTGACGAAGGCAGCTCTCGGATTTGCTCGTTTTCAAACTCCACTTGATTGGGATTCATTGGACGGTGAGCCTGCTCAAATGGCATTCATGATCGGCGTCCCAGAAGCCAACACTGGCAACGAGCATTTGCAAATTCTCGTCGCGCTGTCTCGTAAACTCATTCATGAGGAATTTCGTAACGAACTGCTGCAAGCAAGCAGCAAAGAAGCCGTCATCGACATCCTGAGCCGTAATATTGGCTAATTCCTATTCATAATCAAAAAGCGTATCGAACCTATCAGGGGCGCGATACGCTTTTTTTGGTATTCGTTTGTTGACGATAATAGAAAAGTCCTTTACTGAGATCGTATCGGTTTCACCATGACGTTTATCTGCTTACCAGAACGTTTAATAATTGCTGTGCCAAACTACCGCTGCCGTGCAGCAGCAGAAAAGGCGGGAATGTAATGAATAAATGGCAGCAATTTCGGCAGGCGTCACGGATGCACTTTGTCCCATTGATGGCAATTTGTATTGTGCAGGGAACACTGGCGGCGTGGGTGTGGAATGGGCAATTTCATCTGTGGATTGCCTTATTAACGATGATTGGCTCATGTGCAGCACATATTTTCTCAATGATGATCAACGATTTGTGGGATTACCGGAGCGGTGCGGATAAAGCCGCTTATGAATCGGAGGAAGCCATCTCGACCGACTCGGGGTATCTTACATCTGGGAGATGGAGTGAGCGCCAATTCGAGATCGTCACTTGGAGCATGCTGGCATTAGCACTGCTCTGTGCAGGTATTCTGTATCTGTTGAGCGGCTGGGGTGTGCTACTGCTGACTGGTATGGGCTGCTTCCTAGCATTGTTTTACGTTGTGCCACCGGTACGATACGGATATGCAGGGAAGGGAACGAGTGAGATGGCACATGTGCTATCCTTCGGTGTATTTCCGGTGATGGGCTCATACTATGTACAGACGGGACATTTTGACAGTCGACTGTTTCTGTTATCCCTGCCTATGGGATTGCTGACGACGATGACCTTTTTCAATCATCATTTTCTACATTGGAAAACGGATCGTGAGGTCGGTAAGAAAACGCTGGTCGTATTATGGGGTGAGCACAAATCCTTCCGTTTCTCGGTATTACTGCTAGTATTGGCTCTGCTTAGTATTGCGCTCTGCGCCATCACGCGTGTCATTCCGGTATATGGTCTAATTGTTTTACTAGCGGCGTGGCCATTATGCCGCATGTACAGCCATATGACATTACCACGTCGTAATTTGCAAAGTCATCAGCGGCTGCTCTGGCTCTCCTTGCGGACATCGCTGCAATTCGGTGGATTGATCATCGCTGCTCAACTCATTAGCCGCTGGCTAGGTGTTTAAATTATAGCGGACATAATGAATAGGCAATAGGTAGACCCATTCAAATGAACAAGCGCGCTAAACCGCATGCGATCCAGCATTTGCGGTTTTTTGTTTTGCAGACATGGCCTCGACACATCGCCTGTGATTGGCTATACGATCATGCCTGCATTCTGTTCTTTTATCAAGCTGCCGTATATTTGGATGGACATTCTGTCAAAAGTTTTTTAAAATGTATGTACAACTTAAATATTTTTGCGCTATATTTACACATTGTTACATACAAGTTGGTTATTGTATTCACTGCAAAATTGTAAGCGTTCTATTTATGAGGTTCATCAGGAGATAGCGATATGCAAGCATGATCCACGAGGCAAACCGCATGCTAGCAGACAAGTTACCGTATTACAGTAGCAAGGTCTGTGGTAAAATAAAAACTATTGTATTCCAATTCATTTGACCGGGAGGAATTATGGCCGCTAAATACAGACAAGTACGGGATGAGATACTTTCATGGATTCATTCCTCCCGTTTATTACCGGGAAGTCGCTTGCCGTCAGAGCATGAAATCGCTGAGCAATTTGAGGTGAGTCGTCAGACGGTTCGTCAGGCACTGGGCGAACTGGTACGTGAGGGATGGCTAAACCGGATGCAGGGCAAAGGCACCTTTGTCGCAGATCCAGGTGTGAAATCCAAGGACGATAATAAAACGGTTGGTGTGATCACCACCTATATTTCCGACTATATTTTCCCGCAAATTGTGCAGGGGATTGAGACTAGATTGCGTTCGGAAGGGTATCGATTGCTACTGGCAAGCACGGAGAATGATCCGGCGAAGGAACGGGAGTGTCTAGAAATGATGCTGAGCCAGTCGCCGTCTGCATTGATCGTAGAGCCGACGCGCAGTGGAGAACGTAGTGCCAATTTGAACTATTTTCTGACGATGGAGAATCGCCGTATTCCCTATTTGATGATCAATGCTAGCTATGAGGAAATGGATTCGCCATGCTTACGTATGGATGATGAGCTGGGTGGATTTCTAGCAGCCGAGCATCTGATTGGCTTGGGACATCGCCGGATTGCTGGCTTTTTCAAAACAGACGATATGCAGGGTGTACGCCGAATGAGGGGATTTGTTGCCGCTCACCGCAAGCATGGCATTCCGCTACAACCAACGTTAATTTTCACCTATACTACCGATGATAAATCGACAGCACCGCTTCGACAGGCGCGTTTGCTGGTTAATCAGCCGCAGGAACAGCGCGCAACGGGCTGGGTGCTGTATAATGATGAGCTGGCAGTTATGCTGCTTCAGGTCGTGCGGGAAGTAGGCTGGAGTGTACCGGAAGATCTGTCACTGGTCGGATTTGACGATTCCTTTTTGGCGACGGCAACGGAGGTAAAGCTAACAACATTAAGTCATCCGAAGCATGCACTCGGTACAGCGGCAGTGGAGATGATTTTGCCTATGCTGGATGGACGCGGGATGTGGGAGGAGAAAACGTATGCGCCGGAGTTAATTGTGCGTCATTCGACGGCTGCGCCTACTGTATTATCAGGAAGCTAATCATTTATTGGTGAGTGATTTAATTGTTAACCCACCTATTAAGTGTTTGGACAACAAAAAGCTCCACGTTGCACCTTACGGTGAAGACGACGGAGCTTTTTGTTTTGCAGGAAAAGAAGCATACAAACCGGTTCCAATTTCGTTTCGTAAAACGTGAAATTTTTCAGCACAGTTTGTCGTGCTTTTTATTTCTTTGTTTCAGCGTACTCTTCTGTAGCGATTTCTTGCTCGCCTAGTACACAATCGGCAAACAGTACCGATTTGGGAATGCGGAAAAATTGTTCTGTTTTTTCCTGGAAAGCAGGTGAAGGCAATGTTGCTTGATGCAGCCATTTGCGGAAAGTACCTGGATGAACACCAATCCAGTGACTGACATCGGTTACAGAAAGATCGTGGACCATGCATAGACCTGTGAGAATATGGTTACGCACTGGGGAACGTGTAATGGTCCGTTTCATGAAGCGGGATGGAGCTTGCTGACAGATGACAGGACTATTATGAATAACCTGCTGGTTGAATAAAATGTGGTGCGGGTATCCGAGCTCCCTACAAACCTTTTCCATATTGGCTTTACCTGGCAGTCTACCTTCGTAAACCCAGGCGCTTACGCTGCGTGAGGAAACTGATAACCGTTCCGCGAGCTCGGAAAGTTTAATATCCTTGACCATCAGCACAGCTAGCAAAACGCGGTTGCGAATTTGACAGCGTGTGGGTCTACGGAATCTTTTGACGCGGACACCTTTGCCAAGGTATTTACGGTTAATCAGAGACCACGCCTCTATAAAGTGTCGTTCTGGTTGATTAGGCATATTTCCTCCGATATGATTTATTCATTTTATAACAGTTGTTTAATGACCCTTTCAACATCCTACAACACAAATACACTCGTTTCAAGCGGACTTTTGCCAAAATAACCCCTCAAAACAATGGAATTTATTAATTATTTAAATCTCCTATACAAAATGACATAAACATAAGACAAAATGTATTGTATGACAAAGGTGTTACCACAAAAAGAAAATAATGTAATGTTAGATTTTTGTTGATTACATTGCAATAAATTATTATTGATTTTAGTAAAAAATTGCATTTCTAAGCAAATTAACTATTAGTTTATTTATTTTTTGCTATTTTCTGCGAATTTACTTGCATGAGTATCACTGAAATTTGTACAAAAACCTCACACTCTAATCACACTATTCTGTTTTTTATATCATATAATATGACGCTGTTATGTAGCTTTAAACGCCTGTTTGAATATAGCAGATAAGAAATTCGGAAATTCGTAATTATTTTGTAAACATTAATGACGCTGGAAATTGTTCACCTTACGATTTACCCTTTTCCAGCAAACGAATAATAGAGAGGGTTGAGGACGGATTGCTAGTATCCGTCCATTATCTGTCTGCGATATATTGTGATTGCGGACATTCCCTATAATGAAAGGCAAAAAAAAGAAGGGCAATCTGATACATTTGCTCGCTAAACGGGTAATGAACGAACATGACCAGCAGACTTGATCGCTGGATGGATTGCGAAGGACAGCATTTGCGAATAGCGAATGGTATCCGGTAAAATGTACCATAGTCATTTGCCACGCAGTCTTTATTTCTACTTTTTGAACCCCGTGTTTGCAAAGACAGACGCAGGGAATTGTTCATAACTCTAGGAGGGTAACATTATGACTACGAATACGAAGATTAAAGCTGAGAAACGTGAATCGACTAAACATTCCGCCAATCGTGAGCTGCGCAGCAGCGGTCGTACACCTGGCGTCGTATATGGACCTGATCTGGGTAGCATCCCGGTGCATGTAGACAGTAAAGAATTGCAGGCA
The DNA window shown above is from Paenibacillus sp. JQZ6Y-1 and carries:
- a CDS encoding DeoR/GlpR family DNA-binding transcription regulator codes for the protein MLFEQERKHKLVEYLQHNHRASVQELGEMFQVSDSTVRRDLKELEDARLLKRTHGGAVSLQSVNFEPNMVDKEDSYREEKERIARRAAEMINQGDTILLDSGTTTLPLARELRNRSGIRVITNSVIVLGELKDCRNIELSIIGGLLRPDTQAFVGPMAERSLDMVRVDKAFIATNGLDIREGITTPNLTEAAIKRKMIDIAKQVILLADHSKIGGIAYAKFADLTDMDYCITDGGVPVSMIQQFRKLGLDMIIA
- a CDS encoding GntR family transcriptional regulator, which translates into the protein MAAKYRQVRDEILSWIHSSRLLPGSRLPSEHEIAEQFEVSRQTVRQALGELVREGWLNRMQGKGTFVADPGVKSKDDNKTVGVITTYISDYIFPQIVQGIETRLRSEGYRLLLASTENDPAKERECLEMMLSQSPSALIVEPTRSGERSANLNYFLTMENRRIPYLMINASYEEMDSPCLRMDDELGGFLAAEHLIGLGHRRIAGFFKTDDMQGVRRMRGFVAAHRKHGIPLQPTLIFTYTTDDKSTAPLRQARLLVNQPQEQRATGWVLYNDELAVMLLQVVREVGWSVPEDLSLVGFDDSFLATATEVKLTTLSHPKHALGTAAVEMILPMLDGRGMWEEKTYAPELIVRHSTAAPTVLSGS
- a CDS encoding PTS sugar transporter subunit IIA, with protein sequence MNIRELLQPESIFLPSTSTTREEAIQQIAVGMTEAGAVSDTSAYVAAVTAREQQSSTGIGFGVAIPHGKSAGVTKAALGFARFQTPLDWDSLDGEPAQMAFMIGVPEANTGNEHLQILVALSRKLIHEEFRNELLQASSKEAVIDILSRNIG
- a CDS encoding prenyltransferase encodes the protein MNKWQQFRQASRMHFVPLMAICIVQGTLAAWVWNGQFHLWIALLTMIGSCAAHIFSMMINDLWDYRSGADKAAYESEEAISTDSGYLTSGRWSERQFEIVTWSMLALALLCAGILYLLSGWGVLLLTGMGCFLALFYVVPPVRYGYAGKGTSEMAHVLSFGVFPVMGSYYVQTGHFDSRLFLLSLPMGLLTTMTFFNHHFLHWKTDREVGKKTLVVLWGEHKSFRFSVLLLVLALLSIALCAITRVIPVYGLIVLLAAWPLCRMYSHMTLPRRNLQSHQRLLWLSLRTSLQFGGLIIAAQLISRWLGV
- a CDS encoding PTS fructose transporter subunit IIC, with translation MKKLLAVTACPTGIAHTYMAAESLSKAAKEKGIDLKVETRGAVGVENGLTPQEIAEAHAIIVAADTDVDESRFAGKPVVRVAVAQGIKAPADLIERALNLQPSSSNVTAIPTASESPGKQQNMFYKHLMNGVSNMLPLVIAGGLIIAFSFLFAFTKGGVDQVEGSLGAALSTIGGASMGLMVVILSGFIAFSIAGKPGLAPGLVGGVLAKDMGAGFIGGIIAGFIAGYVAHWLIKHIKMPRNFEGLKPILIVPVLSVLIIGLLMVYVIGEPIQWLLTQLTAWLTNMGAGNAVLLGAILGAMMALDMGGPFNKTAYTFAVGLLGASIFTPMAAVMAAGMTPPLGIWLATLIAKKRFTKEEREAGKVASILGLSFITEGAIPFGAADPIRIIPSFMVGSAVAGGLSMLFGCGLHAPHGGVFVLFIPNAIDHLGYYVLSIVAGTVVTALMVLLLKRNKTVEVPEQNKTAA
- a CDS encoding XRE family transcriptional regulator; protein product: MPNQPERHFIEAWSLINRKYLGKGVRVKRFRRPTRCQIRNRVLLAVLMVKDIKLSELAERLSVSSRSVSAWVYEGRLPGKANMEKVCRELGYPHHILFNQQVIHNSPVICQQAPSRFMKRTITRSPVRNHILTGLCMVHDLSVTDVSHWIGVHPGTFRKWLHQATLPSPAFQEKTEQFFRIPKSVLFADCVLGEQEIATEEYAETKK